A genomic segment from Yimella sp. cx-51 encodes:
- a CDS encoding GDSL-type esterase/lipase family protein: MRPYGKTGLAANDLRTKTYPQVVAALRAVHAKAPKAKVAILGYQNALPAVPTAACQAKTLLAKGDFAYVNDIQATLNSVIKQAATDTGSIHVDLPAISAGHDSCAGAAAWVAPLGDPGNLAPVHPTSAGNAAMATATARAFGLA; this comes from the coding sequence ATGCGTCCATATGGGAAGACCGGGCTTGCGGCAAACGACCTCCGCACCAAGACCTACCCGCAGGTCGTTGCCGCGCTCCGGGCAGTACACGCGAAGGCACCCAAGGCGAAGGTCGCGATCCTCGGCTACCAGAACGCGCTGCCTGCGGTGCCGACCGCGGCGTGCCAGGCCAAGACCCTCCTCGCCAAGGGCGACTTCGCCTATGTCAACGACATCCAGGCCACCCTCAACAGCGTGATCAAGCAGGCCGCGACCGACACCGGATCGATCCACGTCGACTTGCCGGCGATCTCCGCCGGGCACGACTCGTGCGCCGGTGCAGCCGCGTGGGTCGCGCCCCTCGGCGACCCGGGCAATCTTGCTCCGGTGCACCCGACCAGCGCCGGCAATGCCGCGATGGCCACCGCCACCGCGCGCGCATTCGGACTCGCCTGA